Proteins encoded together in one Desulfosporosinus meridiei DSM 13257 window:
- a CDS encoding Asp23/Gls24 family envelope stress response protein, which translates to MGKEIINNLGKIEISEEVISTIAGATAVECYGLVGMASRKITDGVADMLGRENLARGVVVTVKDNEVVIDLYIIVGYGVKISEVAASVMERVRYTTEKLTGLNVSQVNVNVKGVRVLE; encoded by the coding sequence ATGGGAAAAGAAATTATTAATAATTTGGGTAAAATTGAAATCTCTGAAGAAGTCATTTCCACGATTGCGGGTGCCACAGCAGTTGAGTGTTACGGCTTAGTCGGTATGGCCTCACGTAAAATTACGGATGGTGTGGCTGATATGTTGGGGCGAGAGAATTTAGCCCGCGGAGTGGTGGTTACGGTTAAAGACAATGAAGTTGTTATTGACCTCTATATCATTGTTGGATATGGTGTTAAGATTTCTGAAGTTGCCGCCAGTGTTATGGAGCGCGTTCGTTATACCACTGAAAAGCTCACGGGATTAAACGTGTCCCAAGTGAATGTGAACGTAAAAGGTGTTCGCGTTTTAGAGTAG